From the genome of Epinephelus moara isolate mb chromosome 10, YSFRI_EMoa_1.0, whole genome shotgun sequence, one region includes:
- the xcr1a.1 gene encoding chemokine (C motif) receptor 1a, duplicate 1: MNYSFNESQYDTDYEDEVCEKAEVVKFGSIFIPVFFFVVIMLSLIGNILVLVILAMYENLKSLTNTFILNLAISDLVFTIGLPFWAIYHIWGWLFSEALCKIVTFVFFTGFYSSILFLTIMTIYRYLAVVHPLSGLSTPKLSTGIFVSFLLWIISIGAAMPSLLHSSLVSIPHNGSHSLGCEYDSTLWKNISISQQNIFFLVAFTVMAFCYIQILRRITRTRSHTKNRAVKLVFCIVAVFFLGWVPYNVVIFLRIMADNLVAPFDDCDASIDLDYAFYVCRLIAFSHCCLNPVFYAFVGVKFRSHLKSLLQRMFIRQSAAEEQQVKMQNFSRGSLY; this comes from the coding sequence ATGAATTACTCTTTCAATGAAAGCCAGTATGACACTGACTACGAGGATGAAGTCTGCGAAAAAGCTGAGGTGGTCAAATTTGgatccattttcattcctgtGTTCTTCTTTGTTGTGATCATGCTAAGTCTCATAGGAAACATCCTCGTCCTTGTAATCCTGGCTATGTACGAAAACCTCAAGTCTCTCACCAACACTTTCATCCTAAACCTGGCCATCTCTGACCTCGTCTTCACCATCGGTCTCCCCTTCTGGGCAATTTACCACATCTGGGGATGGCTGTTTTCAGAGGCCCTCTGCAAAATTGTCACTTTTGTCTTCTTCACTGGATTTTACAGCAGCATCCTCTTCCTGACCATCATGACCATCTACAGGTATCTGGCCGTGGTCCACCCTCTGTCTGGCCTGAGCACACCAAAACTCAGCACTGGGATTTTTGTGTCTTTCCTACTGTGGATAATCAGCATTGGAGCAGCCATGCCTTCCCTGCTCCACAGCTCTCTGGTCTCGATTCCCCACAATGGTTCACACTCCCTGGGCTGTGAATATGATTCTACCCTGTGGAAAAACATCAGTATCTCCCAACAGAATATTTTCTTCTTGGTTGCTTTTACAGTGATGGCTTTCTGCTACATTCAAATACTAAGGAGAATCACAAGAACAAGATCTCACACAAAGAACAGAGCAGTGAAGTTGGTCTTCTGCATCGTTGCTGTGTTCTTCCTCGGCTGGGTGCCGTACAATGTGGTCATCTTTCTGAGGATCATGGCTGACAATTTGGTTGCACCATTTGATGACTGTGATGCAAGTATAGACCTCGACTATGCGTTCTATGTGTGCCGGCTCATTGCTTTCTCCCACTGCTGTCTGAACCCTGTCTTTTATGCATTTGTTGGTGTGAAGTTTAGGAGTCATTTGAAGTCTCTGCTGCAGCGAATGTTCATTCGCCAAAGTGCAGCTGAAGAACAGCAGGTTAAAATGCAAAACTTCTCACGTGGATCATTGTACTAG